In Solanum stenotomum isolate F172 chromosome 6, ASM1918654v1, whole genome shotgun sequence, one DNA window encodes the following:
- the LOC125868474 gene encoding B3 domain-containing protein At5g60140-like — translation MTKCKCMIVGKVNNPHDQFATDIFRSGRATKPKNPYFVTKIRPDRRNHLYVPADVVRDYQLELPLSMTIRDSAGREFEAKLKIWQDGRIWLIGGWHSLCKVNLVKKNDMCICEFVREKHIKGLYLQVHVVHEGEGSHPNKK, via the exons ATGA CTAAATGCAAATGTATGATTGTTGGTAAGGTGAATAATCCCCACGACCAATTTGCTACAGATATATTTAGAAGTGGACGTGCAACTAAGCCAAAAAATCCTTACTTTGTAACAAAAATACGTCCAGATAGGAGAAATCATCTG TACGTTCCGGCTGATGTGGTGAGAGATTACCAACTTGAACTCCCTTTAAGCATGACAATTCGTGACTCTGCTGGCAGAGAATTTGAGGCAAAACTCAAGATTTGGCAGGACGGTAGAATATGGCTAATTGGTGGGTGGCACAGTTTATGTAAGGTGAACCTTGTGAAGAAAAATGATATGTGTATTTGTGAATTTGTGAGAGAAAAACACATCAAAGGACTTTACTTACAAGTTCATGTTGTCCATGAAGGAGAAGGTTCCCATCCCAACAAGAAATAA